Proteins from a genomic interval of Candidatus Omnitrophota bacterium:
- a CDS encoding LptF/LptG family permease: MRILDRYILKDIIGIFLGTVVTFAFLFILIDTFANLEDFIEKKVPMDVIVQYYISFLPVVAVNTSTMACLIAVLFTYSQLNSNNEIVAARASGLNFWQITRPALIFALIVSAFVFLVNERFVPQSSLINEQIRESQIKVTVMEKGKGRPLIHNLTFYGMKNRLFFVDVFDPNTNEISGVTIIGHDKNQNLIEKILAAKGKWTGIAWKFLRCQITEYNSKLPNVPGEIRVYDEKLMDIRETPEDFMKQRLNITAMNLKQLRDYIKRFSGSGATKTVTNLQVDFHQKIAFPLRAFIIVLAGLPFVLIAASKRKTAALASIAVALIIGFLYYVLDAVGLALGKGGGLPPMASAWLAPGIFLTAALIAIKSKF; the protein is encoded by the coding sequence ATGCGTATCCTAGACCGCTACATCCTTAAGGACATCATCGGTATTTTCTTAGGCACCGTCGTGACCTTCGCGTTCTTGTTCATCCTCATTGACACGTTCGCCAACCTGGAAGATTTCATTGAGAAAAAAGTGCCCATGGACGTGATCGTCCAGTATTACATCTCCTTTTTACCCGTGGTCGCGGTCAACACCTCCACCATGGCCTGCCTGATCGCCGTGCTTTTTACCTACAGCCAGCTCAACAGCAACAATGAGATCGTCGCGGCGCGCGCCAGCGGGCTTAACTTCTGGCAGATCACAAGGCCCGCGCTCATCTTCGCGCTCATCGTGTCGGCCTTCGTTTTTCTGGTCAATGAACGTTTTGTCCCGCAATCATCCCTGATCAACGAGCAGATCAGGGAAAGCCAGATCAAGGTCACTGTCATGGAAAAAGGCAAGGGCCGTCCGCTCATCCATAACCTCACCTTCTACGGGATGAAAAACCGGCTGTTCTTCGTGGACGTTTTTGACCCCAACACCAATGAGATCTCCGGGGTGACCATCATCGGACACGACAAAAACCAGAACCTGATAGAAAAGATCCTGGCCGCCAAAGGCAAATGGACGGGGATCGCGTGGAAATTCCTGCGCTGCCAGATCACGGAATACAATTCAAAACTGCCCAACGTCCCGGGAGAGATCAGGGTCTACGACGAGAAATTGATGGACATCCGGGAAACGCCGGAGGATTTCATGAAGCAGCGGCTCAATATCACGGCCATGAACCTCAAACAACTGCGCGATTACATCAAACGTTTTTCGGGAAGCGGGGCCACGAAAACCGTCACAAATCTGCAGGTGGACTTCCACCAGAAGATCGCCTTTCCTTTGCGCGCTTTCATCATCGTCCTGGCCGGCCTGCCCTTCGTGCTCATCGCCGCGAGCAAACGCAAGACCGCGGCCCTGGCCTCCATCGCCGTGGCTTTGATCATCGGATTTTTGTATTATGTTCTGGACGCGGTGGGCCTGGCTTTAGGCAAAGGCGGCGGACTGCCCCCCATGGCCTCGGCATGGCTGGCGCCGGGGATCTTTTTGACCGCGGCTTTGATCGCCATTAAAAGTAAATTCTAG
- a CDS encoding LptF/LptG family permease, with translation MRILRNYILKECLLPFVIAISVLTGVFMLGYLPQLADKVINKGVPLASISAVFIYYIPILLGYTLPVACLVTVLLTFGRMSAENEILAMRASGITLRRLLFPLIVVGLSLSLIVYILNDRVIPAAYDAQSRVLQQTGSKNPSAILEAGSFINAFDKYIVFIYRIDNNRLYGVRIYQPRPNKPTRTIIAQEGEFVRVPSQDKLLLKLVNGTSDEPDLKNPENFYKLNFQTSFITMDLSKKNLKTDKKSKAMTLQEINAKINEYKGMSIDPAPLVTEYQRRTAWSLTPLLFILLGFPFAVITHRRARSANILFAVLFAAPYYLLSLACQGLATQNITDPALTMWLPDIVLGLAVLALNWKLCVS, from the coding sequence ATGCGGATCCTTAGAAATTACATCCTTAAAGAATGTTTGCTGCCGTTTGTCATCGCCATCAGCGTGCTGACCGGGGTTTTCATGCTGGGATATTTGCCGCAGCTGGCGGACAAGGTCATCAACAAGGGTGTTCCTTTAGCGTCGATCAGCGCCGTCTTCATCTATTACATCCCCATCCTCCTGGGATACACGCTGCCCGTGGCTTGTTTAGTGACGGTGCTCTTGACCTTCGGGCGCATGTCGGCGGAAAATGAGATCCTGGCCATGCGCGCCAGCGGCATCACCCTGCGCCGCCTGCTGTTCCCGCTCATCGTGGTGGGGCTGTCTTTAAGTTTGATCGTCTATATCCTCAACGACCGGGTCATCCCGGCCGCCTACGATGCCCAGTCGCGCGTCCTGCAGCAAACGGGTTCCAAGAACCCGTCGGCAATTCTGGAAGCGGGGTCGTTCATCAACGCGTTCGACAAATACATCGTCTTCATTTACCGCATTGACAATAACCGGCTTTACGGCGTGCGTATCTACCAGCCGCGACCCAATAAACCGACGCGCACCATCATCGCGCAGGAAGGGGAATTTGTCCGCGTGCCCAGCCAGGACAAACTCCTGCTCAAATTAGTCAACGGCACTTCCGACGAGCCGGACCTGAAAAACCCCGAAAATTTCTACAAACTGAATTTCCAGACCTCTTTTATCACCATGGACCTGTCCAAAAAAAACCTGAAAACGGACAAAAAGTCCAAGGCCATGACCCTGCAGGAGATCAACGCCAAGATCAACGAATACAAAGGAATGTCCATTGATCCGGCGCCCCTGGTCACCGAATACCAGCGCCGCACCGCCTGGTCTTTGACGCCGTTGTTATTCATCCTTTTGGGCTTTCCCTTCGCGGTCATCACCCACCGCCGGGCAAGGTCCGCCAACATCCTCTTCGCCGTGCTTTTCGCGGCACCGTATTATCTGCTGTCCCTGGCCTGCCAGGGGCTGGCGACCCAGAACATCACCGACCCGGCCCTGACCATGTGGCTGCCTGACATTGTCCTGGGGCTGGCGGTCCTGGCCTTAAACTGGAAACTATGCGTATCCTAG
- a CDS encoding ComF family protein encodes MFPGVWQGFQQLVFPDHCALCRAFLNDGRHKQLCDVCRASIPFNVPPFCRLCPRRLEIFTPDGICPACAARSPSYDAGWSACLYDESMRRLLHAFKYSGKTRLAPAFAQVLNAFIDTYHIPLNRFDFCVPVPLHPARLRERGFNQSEILCGVLRGRYGLACRGDILARTRSTEPQAALGAKERWTNLEGAFRINHSDAVADKSVLIVDDLFTTGATAEAASRALKEAGAAYAGILTLAITSITPSK; translated from the coding sequence ATGTTTCCAGGCGTGTGGCAGGGATTTCAACAATTGGTTTTTCCGGACCATTGCGCGCTGTGCCGGGCCTTTTTGAACGACGGCCGGCACAAACAACTCTGCGACGTCTGCCGCGCCTCCATCCCATTCAATGTCCCGCCGTTCTGCCGGCTTTGCCCGCGCCGTTTGGAGATATTCACCCCCGACGGTATTTGTCCTGCGTGTGCCGCAAGGTCCCCCTCCTATGACGCCGGATGGTCGGCCTGCCTTTACGATGAGTCCATGCGCCGCCTGTTGCACGCCTTCAAATACAGCGGCAAAACCCGCTTGGCACCCGCTTTCGCGCAAGTGTTGAACGCTTTCATCGACACCTATCACATCCCCTTGAACCGTTTTGACTTTTGCGTCCCCGTCCCTTTACACCCCGCGCGCCTGAGGGAACGCGGTTTTAACCAGTCGGAAATTTTATGCGGGGTCTTACGCGGGCGATACGGCCTCGCTTGCCGCGGCGACATCCTGGCACGGACGCGTTCAACCGAGCCGCAGGCGGCTTTAGGCGCAAAAGAACGCTGGACAAACCTGGAGGGCGCTTTTAGAATAAACCATTCTGATGCCGTCGCCGACAAAAGCGTGCTCATCGTCGACGATCTGTTCACGACCGGGGCCACGGCCGAGGCCGCCAGCCGCGCCTTGAAAGAAGCCGGCGCCGCCTATGCCGGCATCCTGACGCTGGCCATAACATCTATTACACCGTCAAAATAA
- the pyrE gene encoding orotate phosphoribosyltransferase, producing the protein MPSSSTSRDRAQLFGLLKADALVKGKVILSSGKESDHYFDARLVTLSAAGAYHTGCIILDMIREDAPDAIGGPTLGADPMVGAIACLSHEQGRPLNTFIIRKSPKAHGKQQQVEGPLLKKGARVVLIDDVATTGKAFVESIEVLLRMDVKVIKAVCVIDRQEGAGAALAKYGVPLESIFTADEFLK; encoded by the coding sequence ATGCCATCATCCTCTACGTCCCGGGACAGGGCGCAATTGTTCGGCCTTTTAAAGGCCGACGCGTTGGTCAAAGGAAAGGTCATTCTCTCATCGGGTAAAGAAAGCGATCATTACTTTGATGCGCGCCTGGTCACTTTAAGCGCGGCCGGCGCCTATCATACCGGATGCATCATTTTAGACATGATCAGGGAGGATGCCCCGGACGCCATCGGCGGGCCGACGCTGGGAGCGGATCCCATGGTCGGGGCCATTGCCTGCTTAAGCCACGAGCAGGGCAGGCCTTTGAACACGTTCATCATCCGCAAATCACCCAAGGCCCACGGCAAACAACAGCAGGTGGAAGGACCTTTGCTTAAAAAGGGGGCGAGGGTCGTGCTCATTGATGATGTGGCCACGACGGGCAAGGCCTTTGTTGAATCCATTGAAGTTCTCTTGCGGATGGACGTGAAGGTGATCAAGGCCGTTTGCGTCATTGACCGTCAGGAAGGCGCCGGCGCGGCATTGGCCAAATACGGGGTGCCGCTGGAATCCATATTTACGGCAGATGAGTTTTTAAAGTAA
- a CDS encoding Maf family protein — protein MPKIILASASPQRRKLMAVLGLPFTVRPSTLKEITKPHAGCAALVKINALLKAKDIASRVTSGLVIGVDTIVCSARGRLIFKPKDLKAAKADLKELMARPHWVYSGVAIVDAATGKTAVGHEKTRVFMDRLSGKAIDRYHRLVSPLDKAGGFDIEGKGALFIPRIEGCYFNVVGLPLARLRRMLEKFGVHVL, from the coding sequence ATGCCCAAGATCATCCTAGCTTCCGCTTCACCCCAACGGCGCAAACTCATGGCCGTTCTCGGTTTGCCTTTTACCGTTCGCCCCAGCACACTCAAAGAGATCACCAAACCCCATGCGGGCTGTGCCGCTCTCGTTAAAATCAACGCGCTTTTAAAAGCAAAAGACATCGCCTCCCGCGTCACCTCCGGACTGGTCATCGGCGTGGACACCATCGTCTGTTCCGCCCGCGGCCGGCTCATCTTTAAACCCAAAGATCTCAAAGCGGCCAAGGCAGACCTGAAAGAATTGATGGCGCGTCCCCACTGGGTTTATTCCGGCGTTGCCATCGTTGACGCGGCCACGGGCAAAACAGCCGTGGGCCATGAAAAGACCAGGGTGTTCATGGACCGCCTCTCGGGCAAGGCCATTGACCGGTATCACCGTCTGGTTTCACCGCTGGACAAGGCCGGGGGCTTTGACATCGAGGGCAAGGGCGCGCTTTTTATCCCGCGCATTGAGGGATGTTATTTTAACGTCGTGGGTCTGCCGCTGGCCAGGCTCCGCAGGATGCTGGAAAAATTCGGGGTGCATGTGTTATGA
- a CDS encoding M48 family metallopeptidase: protein MFLSGCVSEFNPATGREETLLYGDEKEKNIGASVSVQVEKTVKLNTDVDVNERSEKVLKRIIAVCDRKDLVYTVRVIEDDAVNAFSLPGGYVYVNRGLIDLMTNDDQLAAVIAHEIAHITAKHAMKRLQGAYGAMVLEGAAIASGQGGMAAGVGIAADSLLFANSREDEFEADRLGVRYMKRAGYDPSQMRVMLGKLLEHQMKEPPRPFIYWRTHPFIPQRMARANEAAKGAAEFRDYLNITGEEK, encoded by the coding sequence ATGTTTCTATCCGGGTGCGTTTCGGAATTTAATCCCGCCACGGGCCGCGAAGAGACCCTGTTATACGGCGACGAGAAAGAAAAGAACATCGGCGCCTCGGTATCCGTGCAGGTTGAAAAAACCGTTAAGCTCAATACCGACGTGGATGTCAATGAACGCTCGGAGAAGGTTTTAAAGAGGATCATTGCGGTGTGTGACCGCAAAGACTTGGTCTATACCGTCCGCGTGATCGAGGACGATGCCGTCAACGCGTTCAGTTTGCCCGGCGGATACGTTTACGTCAATAGAGGGCTCATTGACCTCATGACGAATGACGATCAATTGGCCGCTGTCATCGCCCACGAGATCGCGCATATCACGGCCAAGCACGCCATGAAGCGTCTGCAGGGCGCTTATGGCGCCATGGTGCTGGAGGGCGCGGCCATCGCGTCGGGGCAGGGAGGCATGGCCGCCGGTGTGGGGATCGCCGCGGACTCCCTTTTGTTCGCGAATTCCCGTGAGGATGAATTTGAGGCGGACCGTTTGGGGGTGCGTTACATGAAACGGGCCGGGTATGACCCCTCCCAGATGCGGGTCATGCTGGGCAAACTTTTGGAACATCAGATGAAAGAACCGCCAAGACCTTTTATTTATTGGCGCACGCACCCCTTTATCCCCCAGCGCATGGCCAGGGCCAACGAAGCCGCAAAGGGAGCGGCCGAATTTCGGGATTATCTGAATATTACGGGAGAAGAAAAATAA
- a CDS encoding DUF192 domain-containing protein yields MQRPSQPVQVCAANVCVNVEVVSGKEDTQRGLQGRKGLGHNRGMLFVFERDDRHRFWMKDMKFPLDILWLDSSGGIVAVGENLPPCPADPCPVYGPPANARYVLEVSAGFSRAHDLKPGVRVSIHHLPAVFRP; encoded by the coding sequence TTGCAACGGCCATCGCAGCCGGTCCAGGTTTGCGCCGCCAATGTCTGCGTGAACGTGGAGGTTGTATCCGGCAAAGAGGACACACAGCGCGGCTTGCAGGGCAGGAAGGGCCTCGGACACAATAGAGGGATGCTGTTCGTTTTTGAACGGGATGACCGTCACCGGTTCTGGATGAAGGACATGAAATTTCCTCTGGATATCCTTTGGCTGGACAGTAGCGGGGGCATTGTCGCCGTTGGCGAGAATCTGCCGCCCTGTCCTGCGGATCCGTGCCCGGTGTATGGGCCGCCCGCCAACGCGCGTTACGTGCTGGAAGTCAGCGCGGGTTTCAGCCGCGCCCATGACCTCAAGCCCGGTGTCCGTGTCAGCATTCACCATTTGCCTGCTGTGTTCCGCCCCTGA
- a CDS encoding cupredoxin domain-containing protein gives MTRFWVSLVMGILVWVPVLALAATMPEYTVVIKDHRFDPVQIEVPANTKVKLVIDNQDATPEEFESHDLGREKIIAGNRKAVVFIGPLKAGSYNFVGEFHKDTAKGSIFVQ, from the coding sequence ATGACACGTTTTTGGGTTTCATTGGTTATGGGTATTCTGGTTTGGGTCCCGGTGTTGGCTTTGGCGGCAACCATGCCCGAATATACGGTGGTCATTAAGGACCATAGGTTTGATCCTGTCCAGATCGAGGTCCCGGCCAATACCAAGGTCAAATTAGTCATTGACAATCAGGACGCCACGCCCGAAGAATTTGAAAGCCATGATCTGGGCCGCGAAAAGATCATAGCGGGTAACCGCAAGGCCGTTGTGTTTATAGGCCCTTTGAAAGCCGGCTCTTACAATTTTGTCGGTGAATTCCATAAAGATACCGCCAAAGGCAGCATCTTCGTTCAATAA
- a CDS encoding TonB-dependent receptor plug domain-containing protein, with amino-acid sequence MICKAGFVSVGVLLLVFVFGPAQAEQAYVALPDVVVTAQREKRLADELPAVEGAKIYSGKKTSYVDLQQKPVIINNNYRQALDQTPGLLVSEESTPLISIGYRGLAPDRVQFTQVLKDGVPITADMYGYPEAYYTPPFQTVDHVDFIRGGAGLLYGPQPGGAINFVTKEPYAAGPFALVTENAGGSHGLYSHYTGISGTLDHAGYYAYVHHRQSQGFRDHNSQSEVYYGGSKVQWNGPSDARWGLDFDIYNEKHGEPGGLTRADFDGDPHKTTRLNDHFELNRYAGALNFEKDLDEAKSLYWKTFGGYYQRLSWRQRGGGFGTLPSGAASWTNDIQDQEFYSAGTEGRFKETYDAFGFNDHVLTGGILYYHSTSPRSDKRGTSADADDGDLRQKSRRTMNTVSVFAENLFRLGRLMVTPGVRLENIWQGIKEKENLDKTTVPLADDRQYDFVPLFGLGMEYEITPKAQVYTNISQSYRPKTFAQAVPTGSGQTVNGDLEEGNGWEVDFGVRGRPVDFYNWDINYFFMRFDDQIGTSGTTVDNVGDAAHQGVELANQLDLIGVFDALNDTSHGKNLGQLDLFANIMVLDARFIEGPNKGKTPQYAPDFIFKTGLEYHKDRMKLRLSGTFVDDHFGNDTNTTQFLVPSYKVWDLTTDVKVYKDMVSIFGGINNLFDEHYYARVNAGGIDPADGRNYYGGLKFIW; translated from the coding sequence ATGATATGCAAAGCAGGGTTTGTGTCAGTCGGGGTTTTATTGTTGGTTTTTGTGTTTGGTCCGGCTCAAGCAGAGCAAGCATATGTCGCTTTGCCGGATGTGGTGGTGACGGCGCAAAGAGAAAAACGATTGGCCGATGAATTGCCGGCGGTTGAAGGCGCAAAGATCTACAGCGGCAAAAAAACATCCTATGTGGACCTGCAACAAAAACCTGTCATCATCAATAATAACTACCGCCAGGCCTTGGATCAAACACCGGGGCTTTTGGTCAGTGAGGAGTCTACTCCTTTAATCAGTATCGGGTACAGAGGCTTGGCTCCGGACCGCGTGCAGTTCACGCAGGTCCTCAAAGACGGCGTCCCCATCACAGCGGATATGTATGGCTACCCGGAGGCCTACTACACGCCTCCTTTTCAAACGGTCGATCACGTGGATTTTATCCGCGGCGGCGCCGGTCTTTTATACGGTCCTCAGCCGGGGGGAGCGATCAATTTTGTGACCAAGGAACCCTATGCCGCGGGACCCTTTGCCTTAGTGACGGAAAACGCTGGTGGAAGTCACGGCCTCTACTCTCATTATACCGGTATCAGCGGTACGCTGGATCATGCCGGTTATTATGCCTATGTCCACCACCGCCAGTCCCAGGGTTTTCGTGATCATAACAGCCAATCGGAAGTTTATTATGGCGGTTCAAAAGTGCAATGGAATGGCCCATCGGATGCCCGTTGGGGTCTGGATTTCGATATTTACAATGAAAAACACGGGGAACCCGGCGGGCTTACCCGTGCGGATTTTGACGGCGATCCCCATAAAACCACCCGGCTCAATGATCATTTTGAATTAAATCGTTATGCCGGGGCATTGAATTTTGAGAAAGATCTGGATGAAGCCAAATCTTTGTACTGGAAAACGTTCGGCGGATATTATCAGCGGTTGAGCTGGCGCCAGCGCGGCGGCGGTTTTGGAACATTGCCCAGCGGCGCGGCGTCTTGGACCAATGACATCCAGGACCAGGAATTTTATAGCGCGGGAACGGAAGGCCGGTTTAAAGAAACTTATGATGCGTTCGGTTTTAACGACCATGTGTTGACAGGGGGGATATTGTATTACCACTCTACGTCACCGCGCAGCGACAAGCGCGGAACATCGGCCGATGCGGATGACGGTGACCTTCGTCAAAAAAGCCGCCGGACCATGAATACGGTGTCCGTTTTTGCTGAAAATCTGTTTCGTCTGGGGCGTTTGATGGTCACCCCGGGCGTACGTTTGGAGAATATTTGGCAGGGGATCAAGGAGAAAGAAAATCTGGATAAAACAACGGTCCCTTTAGCGGATGATCGCCAATATGATTTTGTTCCGCTGTTTGGTTTGGGAATGGAGTATGAGATCACTCCCAAGGCGCAGGTTTATACCAATATTTCTCAAAGCTACCGGCCCAAGACGTTCGCGCAGGCCGTCCCCACCGGCAGCGGCCAAACCGTCAACGGTGATCTGGAGGAAGGCAATGGGTGGGAAGTGGATTTCGGCGTGCGCGGCCGTCCGGTGGATTTCTACAATTGGGACATCAATTATTTCTTTATGCGTTTTGATGATCAGATCGGCACGTCCGGTACGACGGTGGACAATGTCGGCGACGCGGCCCATCAAGGTGTGGAGCTGGCCAATCAATTGGACCTGATCGGCGTTTTTGATGCCCTCAATGACACGTCGCATGGCAAGAACTTGGGACAATTGGATCTTTTCGCGAATATCATGGTGCTGGATGCCCGTTTTATTGAGGGACCCAATAAAGGTAAAACGCCCCAGTATGCGCCGGATTTTATTTTTAAGACCGGGTTGGAGTACCATAAGGACAGGATGAAGCTGCGCTTGAGCGGAACGTTCGTCGACGATCATTTC